ATGTTCATGGGGATCTCTCCTGGGTGGGAAGGGTTGGTTGAGGATACTGCTGGTCCGCCACTGCCTTATCCGACACCGTCGAGACCGGAACAGAGCTCTTCCCTAGTCGTCTCCCCCGCGGGCCGGGCGCAGTGCCACCAGCCCGCGCAGCGCGAGCTCGCCCGCCAGCCCCGCCGCCGCGCGCCGCCCGTCCGCGCCGGGGAAGCGGGCCCGCACCGCCGCCGCGTCCGCGCCGCCGGGCGCGGCAAGGGCCGCCACTAGCGGGGCCGCCCAGGCAGGAGGCCGGTAGCTGCGCAGCGTGCGCACGTCCACCAGCTCCGGGTCCGCCTCGCCGCCCAGCCGCATGCAGCGCGTCTCGTCCAGGTGCACCGTGCCGCCGGCGGCCAGGTGCGCCTCCACCGCCGCGCCCGCCCGCTCCGCCGCCTCCGGGTCCGACTCGCCCGGCGCGTCGGGCACGCGCCAGCGGTGCAGGAACCGCACGTCCTGCCACTCCGCCGGGTCGTCCGCCACGAGCGGCGCGAAGAAGTCGTACAGCGCCTGCATCGTCGCCCCGGCCGGCTGCGTCTCCCCCGCGGCGGGCGGGAGGATGGGCGGGCCGCAGACCACGCGGCCGGGCCCGCGGCCGTCCGGCACCGCGGCCACCGGCAGCAGCGCCGCGCCGTTCGCCGCGGCGATGCGGGCCGCGCCCGTCATCACCCGCAGCCGCTGGCCCAGGAAGCCCACCTCGCAGTGCGACTCCGGCCCGTGGCCCATCCCCCAGCCCCGGTTGCCGTCCACGTTCAGGTAGGCCACCTCGCCGCGGCGCACCGCGCGCACCAGCGTCACCAGCCCGCCCGGCTCGTCGATCATCGCCATGCGGAAGCCCGGCCCCAGGTCGGCCAGCTCCTCGTCGGTCCACATCTGCTGCTGGTAGGTGCGGGCGTCCACCGCGAAGGTGACCGGGTGGCCCAGACGTGCCAGGTCGGTGGGCACGAAGCGGTACGAGCCGAAGTGGAAGCCGCACACAAGCACTCCCCTTCCCCCCGCCCGCAGCGCTTCCACCGGCGCCGCCTCCCACCCCGCCAGCACCGGCACCCGCGCCGCCGCCCGCGCAGAGCGGCGCACCGCCATCGCCGAGTTGTACTGCCAGCCGCGCCACAGGCGCGTCCAGGCGCAGCGCACCGCCTCCGCCCGCACGCGCTCCGCCGGCCAGCGCCCGCCCAGCAGCGCCAGCAGGTTCAGGTGGCAGGCCTGCACCCCGTCGCCGCGCAGGCCGCGCTCGTCCAGGCGCGACAGGGCCGCGTGCACCTCGGCGGGGTCGGCCCCCATCTCGGCCGTCAGGAAGTCGGCCCGGCGGCGCAGCGCCGCCTGGTCGGGCCCGGGCGCGGCGTCCCGCACCGCGCGCGGGCCCGTGGCGAGCATCGGCGCGGCTCCGCTACACGCCGGCCGGGACGCTGCCCAGCTGCGTGGAGAAACGCGTGGGCTGCACCGTCTTGCGGCCGGACTCGTACGTGTCGATCAACGCCGCCTGCAGCGTCCGCTTCTGCGGCGGGCAGGGCCGCTTGCCGCTGGTGATGCGCACCAGCGGGCAGTGCATCCCCTGGCACACGGGCACCATGTAGCACTTGGCGCAGCCCGTGTCGTTCTCGAACGCCGGCTCCGTCCACAGCGCCATCTTGTCCACGTCCAGCTCCAGCTCGCCGTCGGGGAGGATCTTGCCCACGATGTTGTAGTCCTCCTTGTCCAGCGCCACGGTGCACTTCATCAGCTTGCCGTCGGCCCCGATCAGGAAGTTGTACGGGCGGGCGGCGTAGCACACGCCGTTGCCCGCGCGCGACATCGCCTGCAGGCCGCGGATCTCGAAGCCGTGCTGGATGGCCGTGGCGTTGGCCGCCTTGCCGATCTTCTTCTCCTGGTCCAGCCCGCACACCGCCAGGTTCTTGTCGTTGCCGCCGCCCCACTTGCCCACCGGGTGGAACGACATCTGGAAGCGCGGGTCGGCGCCGAACTGCTCGCCCACCATCTGCACGAACTCCGGGAGCGCCGGGGCGTTGTCCTGGTCGTAGTTCACGCGGATGGTGATGTTGAACTTGTCCGGGCGCTGCTGCATCGCCACCAGGTTGGCGAAGATGGTCGAGAACGTGCCGCTGCCGTCGCGGCCCACGCGCTTGCGGTCGTGGTACTCGCCCGGCCCGTCCAGCGTGATCTGGAAGTCGCGGATGTCCCACGCCAGCACCTTGTCCGCCGTCTCGGGCGTGAGCAGGTAGCCGTT
This window of the Longimicrobiaceae bacterium genome carries:
- a CDS encoding radical SAM protein; translation: MAGSPDVMRESPHDTGSSCGSAPKPLVQLIPSPKGKRHWTPSRFNARTLSPDGRLILWNTLSGSITAFEPDQVPVVERLLSRKGFSAPEKGMTEYLHKRGYIVPEKTNERQRLQYTFGKQQYRTDILSLILMTSEDCNFRCVYCYEDFQRGTMTKETRDGIKALVRKRAPGLKALSISYFGGEPLYGFEAVADLAPFFQEIVKEHGLRYSGHMTTNGYLLTPETADKVLAWDIRDFQITLDGPGEYHDRKRVGRDGSGTFSTIFANLVAMQQRPDKFNITIRVNYDQDNAPALPEFVQMVGEQFGADPRFQMSFHPVGKWGGGNDKNLAVCGLDQEKKIGKAANATAIQHGFEIRGLQAMSRAGNGVCYAARPYNFLIGADGKLMKCTVALDKEDYNIVGKILPDGELELDVDKMALWTEPAFENDTGCAKCYMVPVCQGMHCPLVRITSGKRPCPPQKRTLQAALIDTYESGRKTVQPTRFSTQLGSVPAGV